The following are from one region of the Plutella xylostella chromosome 21, ilPluXylo3.1, whole genome shotgun sequence genome:
- the LOC105385605 gene encoding E3 ubiquitin-protein ligase Iruka isoform X3 yields MSNLDDSDEMHQHSGHPMLNDLAFLMSGGGRLRGTARPESLLEQLVWTIGGGAPGGSLGGAGAPFVLVGAPGDYVFGGEGSLDAVVTQLLGQLENAGPPPLSREHIAAIPTQQVTGDEVGADSSCSICWDNFQQGEKISKLDCEHIFHTSCIEPWLQLHATCPICRRSLLPEEPPAPAPAPAPAEATNGTGNTQPPAASGSSSAASLGLSPLLRRVDQLSAVMQRLADAVDTTAGDRSVPRVLLRRLPASARRLVSGLQQTWDSPADSSSSSSSIMSTGSSVTAAGVWAPRTTNSSSSTNGNSSSSEHDRTQSYNMDIDFD; encoded by the exons GGGCACAGCGCGACCGGAGAGCTTGCTCGAGCAGCTAGTGTGGACAAtaggcggcggcgcgccgggCGGCTCgctgggcggcgcgggggctcCCTTCGTGCTGGTGGGAGCACCAGGGGACTATGTGTTCGGGGGCGAAGGTA GTCTAGACGCAGTGGTCACCCAGCTACTAGGGCAACTAGAGAATGCTGGGCCTCCTCCGCTGTCGCGCGAGCACATCGCGGCCATCCCCACGCAACAGGTCACGGGGGATGAAGTGGGCGCTGACTCGTCGTGCTCGATATGCTGGGATAACTTCCAACAAG GCGAGAAGATCTCCAAGCTGGACTGCGAGCACATATTCCACACGAGCTGCATCGAGCCGTGGCTCCAACTCCACGCCACGTGTCCCATCTGCAGGCGCAGCTTGCTGCCGGAggagccccccgcgcccgcgcccgcgcccgcccccgctgAAGCGACTAATGGGACTGGCAACACGCAACCAC CGGCGGCTAGTGGCTCGTCGTCCGCGGCGTCGCTGGGGCTGAGCCCGCTGCTGCGGCGCGTGGACCAGCTGTCCGCGGTCATGCAGAGGCTCGCCGACGCCGTGGACACCACCGCTGGCGACA GGTCAGTGCCCCGCGTGCTCCTCAGACGGCTGCCGGCGTCCGCGCGCCGCCTCGTGTCCGGCCTGCAACAAACCTGGGACTCCCCGGCCGACTCCAGCTCCTCATCCTCATCCATCATGTCCACAGGATCCTCAGTCACCGCCGCCGGTGTCTGGGCTCCGCGTACCACTAACTCCTCATCCTCAACCAATGGAAACTCTTCGTCCAGCGAACACGACCGCACGCAGTCCTACAATATGGACATAGACTTTGACTAA